From the Debaryomyces hansenii CBS767 chromosome F complete sequence genome, the window TTCAGATGTATGCTCACAGGACTGTTTCGAATGACAATATATGATACCAGTTTTATTAACTTGTTTAGTTaagatataattttttatccATTCTAAAGTATTTGATGTCTTCCatttaatttcataaaACAAGTTTAATCTATTGAAACTTTGCTTCAATAGTATTGGGTTATCCATTTTTAGATGGTGAATAATATCCATTCtaactttttcatttgcTGTTGCCGTTAATGCCATAACAGGAACCTTAGGGTAATTGTGCTTAAAATAATTCATGCCTTTGTAATCTGGTCTAAAGTCATGGCCCCAAGAGCTAACACAATGAGCTTCATCAACGACAACTCTGGCTAACTCGTTCATGTCATATAGTTTTGttataattctttgaatatgCTGCGATGCATTAATCATTTCGGGGGATAGGTAAACCAAATCTAATTGACCATTTCTGAATGAATCAAGTGTTGATTTCCGTTCTGATGCAGAACCTTTTGAACTGACCATTCCCGCCTTGATATTCTTGTTCAATAGATGCTGAACTTGATCTTgcattaaagaaattagcGGAGATACAACGATAGTGGTTCCTCGAGTCTTACCTGACTTTACTAATGCTGGTAATTGATAACATAATGATTTACCTCCACCAGTAGGCATAAGGACAAACACATCTTTTCCATTCAAAGTTGAACTTATAGCGTGTAACTGATTAGGCctaaaatttgaaagtttGAACACTGAATTTAATTTACTGTAAACCTCTTTTATAAATGCTTCTGAATTAGGAGGAATATTTTCCTTATTAGGTTTatgattattcaaaatgttgATTagttcatcttcatcatcgcTAAAATCAATATCGCTATCCAAATGTTGAGAAGGTACATTCATCGCTAAATTATTCTCTGTAAGAGGAGACTTGGAAACAATAAGTGGGTTTGGTTTCGTTTCGACTAGGGTGTTCTTGATTGTTGATGGTTTAACAAACATATCGTAGTTCGCATcaccttcatcatcagaacTTATTTCGATTATATCTTCggtattattcaattctctttcttgatttaattgTGTTGTAAAatcttctatttcttcgATGTCATCATCGTTACCATTGTCATCATCGTTACCATTGTCATCATtcatatcattattattatcgaTGTTTGAGATAAGATCAATTTCGGAATTAGGTAGATCATTGTATTTGATACCAAAATTCTCCGCCACGTCAGGACTTAGTCTAATGTTGTCAATCTCATTATCACTATCGAGCTCGGTGTAGTTATCCGAGTTATCTGATTCATGTTTGTTTCTCTGAGATTCAATATATGACTCGTCAACGGATTCATTATCCAAATTCtgtttttcaaattcaataaaactGCCTAGGTCATACTCATCATTTCTATCTTGACTCGGCGTACGTAAGCCATCCATGGTATTATCTCCAAAATTatcctcatcatcttcactCTCgctattattaattattttcGGAGGATTCAGCTTATTCCTCAAATTAGATTGCATAACAAGTTCTCTAGCCTCGTTCAAATTGTCAGCATATCTCGATGGCGACGAAGTTTCATCCACTAAATGAAATTCGCTTTCTTCATTACTCGCAGAGGAAGGCTTTTGAGAGTTTGGGTTAGTAGATTCTAAATTTTCCCGAATATTCATAGCTCTTGCTATGTTACTTTGATTAACCTCAGAGAACTGAGAgcaaaaatcaattttatcgATTGTGTTTAAGTTTTTTGGTGAATCAGAAATCCTATCCGAATCAAAATTAGGAAATTCATTAAGCTCAGAGAGACTTGATGTATCATCATGCTGCAAATCATCCGTTAAAAATAGTAATTTTCCTCTTAAGCTAGATTGGTTTTCATTGATTTGCTTGAATTTCGGCCCAAAAGTCTTGtttagataattttttttatcatcaaGCGAAATAGCGGTCGATTCAATCGTTGTAAACCTCTCCATCAACAATGCTATCTTTTGCTCACAGATCTGTATATATGCTTGTTGAATCAGTGTCTGACTATCAggattcaatttttgtttcttctgaTTTCGAGGGGCCTCCATCGTGAGATCTATCACATTTTCgtcttcctcttctttgggattattaatatttgtagttttattgttattattggcGATATTGCCGTTACTCTCTGATTGTATGTTTGTATGCTTAGCAGGTTTAGTCGTACTATCAATATCAGACACGTTGCTAGCTCGATCTTTACTGGCTATCAGCCCTGTCTCCGGTATTGATAGAGTCTCCATATTATTTGCTGTTTGTGTAGACTGCTGCAACGGCTGATCCGATGGCGGTCGTATGTTGATCCGAGTGCTAGTAGCACCAGATTTTGGAATAGTCTGCTGTGAACCTACAGACAGATTCATCTCACCCATATGACCCGTCGCTCGAAATACTGATCCAGTGGATCCCCTGATCCCGTTATTTATACTCAGATCAGAGCCATGTCTTGCCAATATGCTAATGATCTTCGCATTGGGTATCTGGGGCTTGTTCAAGTCCACCCATTTCAAGTGTTCTGCTAAATTATTCCCAATCATCAACCATCGATTACACTGTGTCCGTCGTACCTGAAGACTACTAAATGCTATCTGTTATCCAATATGACCTATATCGCTTAACGCGTAAACAAACCGCTATAGTAAACAAACGATCCTCTTAATAGCGCTCGCGATAGTCTCTTAGATCTAGCGTGTGCGATTCATAAACATAGTAGCCAAGTTTGGCCATTTCATTCTATTTTTTTCTACGCACGGTACACCGAACCATACACcaataatatcatatttCCCCTCCGTCTCTCGCTGGCTTTAAGCACCACACTTGATACAGACTGACATATTTCGCGGCGTCGATTCTCCGAACTCGGGCCTTCCCGTTTAGCCCCAAACATCGCACCATCTGCCTGGAAAAACTCGGACTTACATCTTCTGATTTAGTGGTGGAGAAACTCGGATTACATAAGGCTCCATCGCAAGAGGAGTATTCTTAACCCACCCGTCTCCACTAGCTGATATTCCGGTCAGACCATGTCGTGGTGCCCGCCTATACCGAAACCACAATATCGAGCACCCTGACGAGGGCGGGGCCGAGGGTTCGTTGCATTGTTCAGTCgaataaatattcatccACAATATTGGGCCACAAATCATGTCATTTTGTAAGTGGTGTTGCCGAGTTCTTATGGCTATTCGGTACCAAGCAATAAAACATCGAGTGATTTAGGCATACCCGCGCGTATTCTTGACTTGAACGTCGTTCCCATAACTTGAGCGACCGTTTGCATCCAGTTACGTGTTTAAAAGGTATGTAACTATCATACCATGGAACCTATTTCCCCCCAACTTACACAAGTTACTACATCTAAAGAGCCTTAGATATCAATAGAACTTACATACTACACTGCCATTGCTACATCCGGAAAACTATCCACGATTTGGTCGAAGAGTCAATTAAATGGAGAAGCGTAAAAATATGCCCATGGTAGGGGTACGGCTTGTGTAATGTtgtatttctaattctcCGCTTAGTTGATTTTGTACGCAGAAGCCCATACTCCAATTAAATCTCCAAATGTATTGTGCAAAATTTTCGTGCTCTAACTTTCCCTATTAATCGACTCGACAAGACAATTACATGCTTACCCCATTTAGCCGCAGACTGTAGAAGGGTTTTGTTATTGGTTTTGTAATTTATGTAGCAATTCTTATTACTCAACATTATCAGTCGTACTACCCTCACCTTACCAGGAAAAAAATTCCATTAGCTCCGATGCGGAACATTTATCTAACGGCctaatataaataattgcaaatacCCAAGCATTTTTAATATCAGagatatattgaattactTTTAgatattattcttttcatttttacACAACATATATCGCATAATATATGTACACCCgctatatatatatatcaaagCACAACTATAACAAATAATGACTGCATATCAACAAGTGCCTTTGCAAACATTGCCATTAAATGATAACATGATGGGATATCGCCAAGTGAACAACGAACAGTACCAGAAGCTTGCTGGTGTAGGTGGATTTGGGTCTGTTGAAAGTACGGGAGTCGATGTTGGAGCAGTGAAGGGTGACCTTTTGGCGGATTTATGGCTGATGCCATCGAGCCACGAGTGCGCATCTTCGACATCTAGTACTCTGAGTTCGTCGTCACCGAGCCATAATAACATGTGGAAATCACCAGCTCTGATAACACCACCATTAATGAGCCAGGGAAATGGAAACTATGGATATTTACCTGGTGGTGGTGTAGGAAGTGCGATGCAGCCTAATTACGGGATGAGAGACAGTATAGAATACAAGCCATTGTCGAGCAATATGGTATTTAATG encodes:
- a CDS encoding DEHA2F03388p (similar to uniprot|P35187 Saccharomyces cerevisiae YMR190C SGS1 Nucleolar DNA helicase of the RecQ family involved in maintenance of genome integrity), whose translation is MIGNNLAEHLKWVDLNKPQIPNAKIISILARHGSDSSINNGIRGSTGSVFRATGHMGEMNSSVGSQQTIPKSGATSTRINIRPPSDQPLQQSTQTANNMETLSIPETGSIASKDRASNVSDIDSTTKPAKHTNIQSESNGNIANNNNKTTNINNPKEEEDENVIDLTMEAPRNQKKQKLNPDSQTSIQQAYIQICEQKIALLMERFTTIESTAISLDDKKNYLNKTFGPKFKQINENQSSLRGKLLFLTDDLQHDDTSSLSELNEFPNFDSDRISDSPKNLNTIDKIDFCSQFSEVNQSNIARAMNIRENLESTNPNSQKPSSASNEESEFHLVDETSSPSRYADNLNEARELVMQSNLRNKSNPPKIINNSESEDDEDNFGDNTMDGLRTPSQDRNDEYDLGSFIEFEKQNLDNESVDESYIESQRNKHESDNSDNYTELDSDNEIDNIRLSPDVAENFGIKYNDLPNSEIDLISNIDNNNDMNDDNGNDDDNGNDDDIEEIEDFTTQLNQERELNNTEDIIEISSDDEGDANYDMFVKPSTIKNTLVETKPNPLIVSKSPLTENNLAMNVPSQHLDSDIDFSDDEDELINILNNHKPNKENIPPNSEAFIKEVYSKLNSVFKLSNFRPNQLHAISSTLNGKDVFVLMPTGGGKSLCYQLPALVKSGKTRGTTIVVSPLISLMQDQVQHLLNKNIKAGMVSSKGSASERKSTLDSFRNGQLDLVYLSPEMINASQHIQRIITKLYDMNELARVVVDEAHCVSSWGHDFRPDYKGMNYFKHNYPKVPVMALTATANEKVRMDIIHHLKMDNPILLKQSFNRLNLFYEIKWKTSNTLEWIKNYILTKQVNKTGIIYCHSKQSCEHTSEKLNEWGVNASYYHAGLSPTDRFEIQNKWQQNELQIICATIAFGMGIDKPDVRYVIHLFIPRTLEGYYQETGRAGRDGAYSECIMFYSYKDARSLQNMIQRDEELDREGKENHLAKLRQVVQYCENTTDCRRKQVLHYFNEQFNPITCNKKCDNCINSSNITIVEKDVTGYAKDILKLVKSIQDDRVTVLHCQDVFKGSNNSKIMKFGHNLNPYHGKGRALDKTDVERIFFYLLSEGCLCEYQIMKGGFASNYVKLDKQAESVLHDRKFIKINFSSESKQRSTGNATISGSVNPTNGYQFQSFVSASRIQIPSITNFTSAGVQNSDHIKHSCNELNNMRMQIMVDSSLNSAENVFNDDTLKDMAHKLPTNKRDFGKLASITKEQLNYFPQFKKLLGSLSKERKNQVPDSTPSSTTSPYFGNQQDSNDPSTWRSTYSQTENSTAYVNIKNKYSRGNRRSSQSSQRGYKSQRGRNQKTQRSQRSQRVSKPRSNQKNTPRGMPL